The Zonotrichia leucophrys gambelii isolate GWCS_2022_RI chromosome 20, RI_Zleu_2.0, whole genome shotgun sequence genome contains a region encoding:
- the ZNF335 gene encoding zinc finger protein 335 isoform X3, with protein MEENAVESSSDASSQAAREEPTESGLGVGSSVAVSADSSDAAAGHGLLSRAADSCVGQSSDSSGVSLEEVSESSSSTDAIPRIYLPDSSSIAQSTLVSSVSTVSQSIMVSESPQVLVHSSVITDGAIVVSDSTASTSSDLGSAIDKIIESTIGPDIIQSCIAVTSAEDGRAETTQYLILQGPDDGAPMVSQMATSALANSLAIEAVGDGPTSTCLDQPGPSEPSRQLEVLELPAQPNRAQEADGGEELDQPDLEALEEMMEVVVVQQFKCKMCQYKSVSKKTLINHMKERHFQPVGSALALKKGRPRKVGALPKTEDEEAAEEEDDDIMDAGAIDDPEEDSDYNPAEDEPRGRLPKYGCTVATSSEERPRRRPGRPRKLLRLENMSQDMPEGGEVEPLVTSQSTPSRELQNSEAASSSGLENGTSESLAEPGISQSDSENKDPSSNTTAEDADVIPRRRGRPSRRFLGKKYRKYMGRRYYYKSPKPLMRPYLCRICGSRFLTHDDLRFHVNSHEANDPQLFKCLQCSYRSRRWSSLKEHMFNHVGSKPYKCEECNYTSVYKKDVIRHSTVHSRDRKKRADPPPKLNSFPCPVCNRVYPMQKRLTQHMKTHSTEKPHMCDKCGKSFKKRYTFKMHLLTHIQAIANRRFKCEFCDYVCEDKKVLLNHQLSHMNDKPYKCSVCKYSTFREDFLVSHMAVKHTGGKPFACEFCHFTTKHKKNLRLHVQCRHADSFEEWAQRHPEEPPCRRRPFFTLQQIEELKQQHSQVQAPAEPEASPPAPLGPITCHTVQAVAGAEPSVLSQGSLEGATIIYEQDVAGSAELATQTALDLLLNMSTQRELATSSLQVAVVKPDDRGETPGPCELQAQEEEEAKVDSKEQQQKLVMLHMAEPGQTLVQEAYGEASLSGSELQQITIPFSGATEYSIIAPISEEIQAPATLYSSEEESPVETSHTVVVSGAVMTEEALKDHSNHYIMSSSVPGSQFQAMEPLSGDAAFSSPAEGQEAEPAGIKWPVVQCVTSLAQNDSSLSPASEGHEVSSPKIKWPAIQGAAKKLTCKVSTAKKLSCKISTAKKFSCKICTAMFTGRAEMESHKRAHIGPSTFKCPDCPFTATLWPEVRSHMVQHASLRPHKCPHCSFASKNKKDLRRHMLTHTNEKPFACQVCGQRFNRNGHLKFHTQRLHSSEGKRPGPAAAQQTIILNSNEDTLATLHTALQAGQAVLAPERLQQALGQEHILVAQEQSVTSQEEAAYIQEITTADGQTVQHLVTADNQVQYIIAQEGVPHLLPQEYVVVPEGHHIQVQDGQITHIQYEQGGQFLPESQIQYMPVSPEQQLVTQAQLEAAAHSAVSAVADAAMAQAQGVFTAEAAAEQMQQLQPAIHYDVITLSD; from the exons ATGGAGGAGAATGCGGTGGAGAGCAGCAGCGACGCGAGTTCGCAGGCGGCGCGGGAGGAGCCCACCGAGAGCGGGCTGGGCGTCGGGAGCTCGGTGGCCGTGTCGGCGGACAGCAGCGATGCGGCCGCGGGGCACGGGCTCCTCTCCCGGGCCGCTGACTCCTGCGTGGGGCAGAGCTCCGACAGCAGCGGAGTCTCCTTG GAAGAGGTCTCAGAGAGCAGTTCCAGCACAGATGCCATTCCAAGGATATACCTGCCAGACTCATCCTCTATTGCCCAATCCACCTTGGTCTCCAGTGTCTCCACTGTGAGCCAGTCCATCATGGTGTCAGAGTCCCCACAGGTCCTGGTGCACTCCAGTGTCATCACCGATGGAGCCATAGTTGTGTCAGACTCCACTGCATCCACTTCCTCCGACCTGGGTTCTGCCATTGACAAAATCATCGAGTCCACAATTGGGCCTGACATCATCCAGA gctgcatcGCCGTGACCAGCGCAGAGGATGGAAGGGCAGAGACCACACAGTACCTCATTCTGCAAGGCCCTGATGATG GTGCCCCCATGGTGTCCCAGATGGCCACTTCTGCTCTAGCCAATAGCTTGGCAATAGAGGCTGTTGGTGATGGACCTACCTCCACGTGCCTTGACCAGCCTGGCCCTTCAGAGCCCTCCAGGCAGTTGgaagtgctggagctgcctgcacagccaaACCGAGCCCAGGAGGCAGATGGTGGGGAGGAGCTGGACCAGCCAGACTTGGAGGCCCTGGAAGAGATGATGGAAGTGGTGGTGGTGCAGCAGTTCAAGTGCAAGATGTGTCAGTACAAGAGTGTTTCTAAGAAAACACTGATTAACCACATGAAAGAGCGTCACTTCCAGCCAG TGGGTTCAGCTCTGGCTTTGAAGAAAGGACGACCACGAAAGGTGGGAGCTCTTCCAAAgactgaggatgaggaggccgCAGAAGAAGAAGATGATGATATTATGGATGCTGGTGCTATTGATGATCCTGAAG AGGACAGTGACTACAACCCAGCTGAGGACGAGCCCCGGGGGCGACTGCCCAAGTATGGCTGCACTGTCGCCACCTCCAGCGAGGAGAGGCCACGCCGGCGCCCAGGGAGGCCCCGCAAGCTGCTTCGTCTGGAGAATATGTCCCAGGACATGCCTGAag gaggggaggtgGAGCCCTTGGTGACGTCCCAGAGCACACCAAGCCGGGAGCTGCAGAACTCGGAAGCAGCCAGTTCCTCTGGCCTGGAGAATGGGACCAGTgagagcctggcagagcctggtATCAGCCAGTCTGACTCTGAGAACAAGGACCCTTCCTCCAACACCACTGCTGAGGATGCAGACGTCATCCCGCGGCGGCGTGGGCGGCCCTCCCGCCGTTTCCTGGGCAAGAAATACCGCAAGTACATGGGGCGCAG gtACTACTACAAGTCCCCCAAGCCCCTGATGCGGCCCTACCTGTGTCGGATCTGCGGCTCACGGTTCCTCACACACGATGACCTGCGCTTCCACGTCAACTCGCACGAGGCCAATGACCCGCAGCTCTTCAAGTGTCTTCAGTGCAGCTACCGCTCCCGGCGCTGGTCCTCCCTCAAG GAGCACATGTTCAACCATGTGGGCAGCAAGCCCTACAAGTGCGAGGAGTGCAATTACACCAGCGTGTACAAGAAGGATGTCATTCGGCACTCTACAGTGCACAGCAGAGACAG gaagaaaagagcTGATCCG CCACCAAAGCTGAACTCCTTCCCATGCCCTGTCTGCAACCGTGTCTACCCCATGCAGAAGAGGCTTACACAACACATGAAGACACACAGTACAGAAAAACCACACATGTGTGACAAG TGCGGGAAGTCCTTTAAGAAGCGTTACACCTTCAAGATGCACCTGCTGACACACATCCAGGCCATTGCCAACCGCAG GTTCAAGTGTGAGTTCTGTGACTATGTCTGTGAGGACAAGAAGGTCCTGCTGAACCACCAGCTGTCACATATGAATGACAAGCCCTACAAGTGCAGCGTCTGCAAATATTCCACCTTCCGGGAGGACTTCCTGGTCTCGCACATGGCAGTCAAGCACACAG gagggaagCCGTTCGCTTGCGAGTTCTGCCACTTCACCACCAAGCACAAGAAGAACCTGCGGCTGCACGTGCAGTGCCGCCACGCCGACTCCTTCGAGGAGTGGGCACAGAGGCACCCCGAGGAGCCgccctgccgccgccgccccttcttcaccctgcagcagatcgaggagctgaagcagcagcacagccaggtgcaGGCACCGGCTGAGCCAGAGGCCAGCCCACCG GCACCTCTCGGCCCCATCACTTGCCACACGGTCCAGGCTGTTGCGGGTGCAGAGCCCTCTGTTCTCTCGCAGGGTTCCCTGGAAGGGGCCACCATCATCTATGAACAAG ATGTGGCTGGATCAGCAGAGCTGGCCACACAGACGGCCCTGGATCTCCTGCTGAACATGAGCACCCAGAGGGAGCTGGCCACCAGCTCACTGCAG GTGGCAGTGGTGAAGCCAGATGATCGAGGAGAAACACCAGGCCCCTgtgagctgcaggcacaggaggaggaggaggcaaagGTGGACTctaaggagcagcagcaaaagtTGGTGATGCTGCACatggcagagcctgggcagaCACTTGTGCAGGAGGCTTATGGGGAAGCGAGCCTGAgtggctcagagctgcagcagatcACCATCCCCTTCAGTGGGGCAACAGAGTACAGCATCATTGCACCCATCAGCGAGGAGATCCAGGCTCCTGCCACGCTGTACAG cagtgaggaggagaGTCCTGTGGAGACCTCCCACACAGTTGTGGTGAGCGGGGCTGTGATGACAGAGGAGGCACTGAAGGACCACAGCAATCACTACATCATGTCATCCAGTGTCCCAGGGAGCCAGTTCCAGGCCATGGAG CCCCTCAGTGGGGACGCTGCCTTTTCCTCACCTGCGGAGGGTCAGGAGGCAGAGCCCGCCGGCATCAAGTGGCCTGTGGTGCAGTGTGTCACCAGCCTGGCCCAGAACGACTCGTCTTTGTCCCCCGCCTCCGAGGGGCACGAAGTGTCATCCCCAAAGATCAAGTGGCCTGCAATCCAAGGCGCGGCCAAGAAGCTCACATGCAAGGTTTCCACAGCCAAGAAGCTCTCATGCAAGATTTCCACGGCCAAAAAGTTTTCATGCAAGATTTGCACAGCCATGTTCACAGGGAGAGCGGAGATGGAGAGTCACAAGAGAGCCCACATTGGGCCCAGCACTTTCAAGTGTCCCGACTGTCCCTTCACTGCCACACTCTGGCCAGAGGTCCGG AGCCACATGGTTCAGCATGCCAGCCTTCGGCCACACAAGTGCCCCCACTGCAGCTTTGCCTCCAAGAACAAGAAGGACCTGCGCAGACACATGCTGACCCACACCAATGAGAAGCCCTTTGCCTGCCAGGTCTGTGGGCAGAG GTTCAACCGTAATGGGCACCTCAAGTTCCACACACAGCGTTTGCACAGCTCAGAGGGCAAAAGGCCagggccagctgctgcccagcagacCATCATCCTGAACAGCAACGAGGACACCCTGGCCACCCTACACA cagctctgcaggccgGCCAGGCCGTGCTGGCTCCCGAGCGGCTGCAGCaggccctggggcaggagcacaTCCTTGTTGCACAGGAGCAGAGCGTCACCAGCCAG gaggaggcagcctACATCCAGGAGATCACGACTGCTGATGGACAGACAGTACAGCACTTAGTGACTGCTGACAACCAG GTTCAGTACATTATTGCCCAGGAAGGTGTCCCACACTTGCTTCCCCAAGAGTATGTTGTTGTTCCGGAGGGACATCACATCCAG GTACAGGATGGTCAGATCACCCACATCCAGTATGAGCAGGGTGGCCAGTTCCTCCCGGAGTCACAG ATCCAGTACATGCCCGTGTCACCGGAGCAGCAGCTCGtcacccaggcacagctggaagcagcagcacactcAGCTGTCTCAG cagtgGCGGATGCGGCCATGGCCCAGGCCCAGGGCGTGTTCACGGCCGAGGCAGCAGCGGAGcagatgcagcagctgcagccggCCATCCACTACGATGTCATCACGCTGTCGGACTAG